The genomic region GCTTCCCATGCTGAATACCTGGCGAATACGTTGATTTCATAACTGCCTCGATCGCCGACTTGTCAAAAACCTTTTGATCGGACGGCTCACGCTTCGTAATCTTCGCCTTGATCGGCTCGCCCTTCTCTGAAATCAGGACACTGACAAACACCTTGCCCTCAATGCCCGCACGGCGGGCTGACGAAGGATAGCGCGGCTTTCTCTGACGGATAAACGACGGCATCGTTTCAACAATCGTAAATACTTGGTCCCCGATACCGCCCTCGACACCCTGTGGCTGATGAATCGCCTTTCTGATCTCCTGCTGCGTCGCGAGCGTCTGTT from Prosthecochloris marina harbors:
- a CDS encoding energy transducer TonB; the encoded protein is QTLATQQEIRKAIHQPQGVEGGIGDQVFTIVETMPSFIRQRKPRYPSSARRAGIEGKVFVSVLISEKGEPIKAKITKREPSDQKVFDKSAIEAVMKSTYSPGIQHGKPVKVWLMIPIRFMLR